The Henckelia pumila isolate YLH828 chromosome 2, ASM3356847v2, whole genome shotgun sequence genome includes a window with the following:
- the LOC140877755 gene encoding uncharacterized protein produces MNRNAFARLCYLLTNVGGLVESRYVKVEEKVAMLLSILAHHKKNRVTGHDYMHSGHTVSNHFHEVLASILKLHPILLVKPIPITEDSSNDTWKWFKGCLGALDGTYVSVHVPKNEQPKFRTRKGTIAINVLGVCDHNMNFIYALCGWEGSAADARVLRDAVTRSEGLKVPRGCYYLCDNGYANVEGFLTPYRRVRYHIHAWANSSIGPQNYKECFNAKHCRARNVIERAFGLLKKRWVVLRSPTFYPLKIQNRMIMACILLHNFIRTQMPNDPVEEVEDTTCSPTHGPSDDFIDNLTSSQAWDTWRDNLANSMYQREA; encoded by the exons ATGAATCGGAATGCCTTTGCACGATTGTGTTACTTACTAACTAATGTCGGAGGGCTGGTCGAATCTAGATATGTGAAGGTAGAGGAGAAGGTTGCTATGTTATTATCCATTCTAGCACATCATAAAAAAAACAGGGTTACCGGACATGATTACATGCATAGTGGTCATACAGTTAGCAATCATTTTCACGAAGTGTTGGCCTCCATATTGAAACTACACCCTATACTTCTGGTCAAGCCTATTCCTATTACCGAAGACTCTTCAAATGACACTTGGAAATGGTTCAAG GGTTGTCTCGGAGCATTGGATGGTACATATGTAAGTGTGCATGTTCCAAAAAATGAGCAGCCCAAATTTAGAACAAGAAAGGGTACTATTGCCATAAACGTACTGGGTGTTTGTGATCATAATATGAACTTCATTTATGCGCTTTGTGGTTGGGAGGGATCAGCAGCAGATGCAAGGGTGCTCCGTGATGCTGTGACACGATCTGAAGGTCTCAAAGTTCCGAGAG GGTGCTATTATTTATGTGACAATGGATATGCTAACGTGGAAGGGTTCTTGACACCATATAGGAGAGTACGCTATCACATACATGCTTGGGCCAATTCATCTATTGGGCCTCAAAATTACAAGGAGTGTTTCAATGCCAAACACTGTCGTGCACGTAATGTCATAGAACGGGCATTTGGGCTGCTTAAAAAGAGATGGGTTGTGCTTCGATCACCTACATTTTATCCTTTGAAAATTCAGAATAGGATGATAATGGCTTGTATTTTATTGCATAACTTTATCCGAACTCAAATGCCCAATGATCCTGTTGAAGAAGTGGAAGATACAACATGTAGTCCTACACATGGCCCAAGTGAtgattttatagataatttgACATCTTCTCAAGCTTGGGACACTTGGAGAGACAATTTAGCAAATTCGATGTATCAAAGGGAGGCATGA